A stretch of Mesorhizobium sp. M2A.F.Ca.ET.046.03.2.1 DNA encodes these proteins:
- a CDS encoding glucose 1-dehydrogenase: protein MRLAGKVAIVTGGGSGFGEGIVKKFVEEGASFVLMDRDEAAASRVAGEAGDKVRPITGDVSTLESFTAAADLALSAFGGLDILVNNAGVAQPPLPLETMAEGLFDRIANVNMRSIYNGARAVVPHFKSIKSGAILNVASTGGVSPRPNLTWYNASKGWAIAATRAMAVELAPFGIRVNAINPVAGDTPLLSTFIGSGEENRARVVATIPIGRLSTPQDMGNAAAFLCSDEASMITGVDLNVDGGKCI from the coding sequence AAAAATTCGTCGAGGAAGGCGCGTCTTTCGTGCTGATGGATCGCGACGAAGCCGCGGCTTCGCGCGTTGCTGGCGAAGCCGGCGACAAGGTGCGGCCAATCACGGGCGACGTCTCGACGCTGGAGAGTTTTACGGCGGCCGCCGACCTGGCGCTCTCGGCCTTCGGCGGGCTCGACATACTCGTCAATAACGCCGGCGTGGCGCAGCCGCCATTGCCGCTTGAGACGATGGCCGAAGGCCTGTTCGACCGCATCGCCAACGTCAACATGCGCTCGATCTACAACGGCGCCCGCGCCGTGGTGCCGCATTTCAAATCAATCAAGTCCGGCGCCATCCTCAACGTCGCTTCGACCGGCGGCGTCTCGCCGCGTCCGAACCTCACCTGGTACAACGCTTCCAAGGGCTGGGCGATCGCCGCTACCCGCGCCATGGCGGTGGAACTCGCGCCGTTCGGTATCCGCGTCAACGCGATCAACCCGGTCGCCGGCGATACGCCGCTTCTGTCCACCTTCATCGGCTCCGGCGAGGAAAACCGCGCCCGCGTCGTCGCCACCATCCCGATCGGCCGGCTGTCGACGCCGCAGGACATGGGCAACGCCGCGGCGTTCCTGTGCTCCGACGAAGCCAGCATGATCACCGGCGTCGACCTGAATGTCGACGGCGGCAAATGCATCTGA
- a CDS encoding isocitrate/isopropylmalate dehydrogenase family protein, producing the protein MKDVYQIAVVHGDCIGPEVCAAAVEVVNAALGPDCPLRFTEYPAGAEHFLKTGQSFPQPTFAACRAADAILHGAGGLPGVVYPDGTEAGLDFTLRLRFELDLYANIRPIRLFEGVTSPLAGVKAGDIDYVILRENSEGLYAARGAGALLRGQVAVDTLVQTRAGIERIVRKAFELARQSNGAPRDGVRRVTCCDKANVLRSYAFFRLVFDEVAKEYPDIETEHALVDAMAMHLVLKPGHFNVIVSENMFGDILSDLAAATVGGMGMAPSAEVGDKNGFFQAAHGSAPDIAGKGIAIPYGTILSAAAMLDWLGRGHGDERLLRAAKQIRSVTETCLAGGLLSADLKGKSSTAEITGNVCDRLAA; encoded by the coding sequence ATGAAGGATGTCTACCAGATCGCGGTCGTGCATGGCGACTGCATCGGCCCCGAGGTGTGCGCCGCGGCCGTCGAGGTGGTGAATGCGGCACTCGGGCCGGACTGCCCCTTGCGTTTCACCGAATATCCGGCTGGCGCGGAGCATTTCCTGAAGACGGGGCAGAGCTTTCCCCAGCCAACCTTCGCGGCGTGCCGGGCGGCTGACGCGATCCTGCACGGCGCCGGCGGCCTGCCCGGCGTGGTCTATCCGGACGGCACGGAAGCCGGCCTCGACTTCACGCTGAGACTTCGTTTCGAGCTCGATCTCTACGCCAATATCCGCCCGATCAGGCTCTTCGAAGGGGTGACGAGCCCGCTCGCCGGGGTGAAGGCCGGCGACATCGACTACGTCATCCTGCGCGAGAACAGCGAAGGGCTTTACGCCGCGCGCGGGGCAGGGGCGTTGCTGCGCGGCCAAGTGGCGGTCGACACGCTCGTGCAGACGCGCGCCGGTATCGAGCGCATCGTGCGCAAGGCCTTCGAGCTGGCGCGCCAGTCGAACGGCGCGCCGCGCGACGGCGTTCGCCGGGTGACCTGCTGCGACAAGGCGAATGTGCTGCGCAGCTACGCCTTCTTCCGTTTGGTCTTTGACGAGGTGGCGAAGGAGTATCCCGACATCGAGACGGAACATGCGCTGGTAGACGCCATGGCCATGCATCTCGTGCTGAAGCCCGGCCATTTCAACGTCATCGTCAGCGAGAACATGTTCGGCGACATCCTCTCCGACCTTGCCGCGGCGACGGTCGGCGGAATGGGCATGGCGCCGTCGGCCGAGGTCGGCGACAAGAACGGCTTCTTCCAGGCGGCGCACGGCTCCGCACCCGACATTGCCGGCAAGGGCATCGCCATTCCCTACGGGACGATCCTGTCGGCAGCGGCCATGCTCGACTGGCTTGGGCGCGGACATGGCGATGAAAGGCTGCTGCGGGCCGCTAAACAGATCCGCAGCGTGACGGAAACGTGCCTGGCGGGCGGGCTGCTCAGCGCAGATCTGAAGGGAAAGTCATCGACCGCCGAAATCACCGGGAACGTGTGCGACCGGCTCGCGGCCTAA
- a CDS encoding alpha-hydroxy acid oxidase, translating into MGRLDRCVSVEDFRQLARRRLPKSVFEFVDGGAGQELTLRENRAGFERIRLLPRVLTDVSRPDLTTTLWSRTYPTPLVISPMGSCALVRPGADIAIASAAAARGIPYTLSTMATTGIERMARAVQGPLWFQLYVLKGFDFNRRLVRQAEEFGYSALVVTVDLQTGGKREKDLRNGISIPLRPSLRHVIEGIAHPGWSFRLLRGGLPQFANVRGYLGDTSAGLTIAARVGCNLHAGFDWDDFRTIRDWWKGPLIVKGVLHPDDAVRLIAEGADGIWVSNHGGRQLDGAVASIDAIGAVHAAVGDRAPILIDSGIRTGMDVIKAKARGSAASAIGRAALIGAVAGRAGVERVLDILLEEIATGLKLSGVPGFQQVGPDLIAPAG; encoded by the coding sequence ATGGGGCGGCTCGATCGTTGCGTATCGGTGGAGGATTTCCGCCAGCTGGCGCGTCGCCGGCTGCCGAAATCGGTCTTCGAGTTCGTCGATGGCGGGGCGGGCCAGGAGCTGACCCTGCGCGAAAACCGCGCCGGCTTCGAACGCATCCGCCTGCTGCCGCGTGTTCTGACCGACGTATCCCGGCCCGACCTCACCACCACCTTGTGGTCGAGGACCTATCCGACGCCGCTGGTGATCAGCCCGATGGGGTCCTGCGCGCTGGTGCGCCCCGGCGCTGACATCGCCATTGCTTCAGCGGCCGCGGCGCGCGGCATTCCCTACACGCTGTCGACCATGGCGACGACCGGCATCGAGCGGATGGCAAGGGCGGTCCAGGGCCCGCTCTGGTTCCAGCTCTACGTGCTGAAGGGTTTCGATTTCAATCGCCGGCTGGTGCGGCAGGCTGAAGAGTTCGGCTATTCGGCGCTGGTCGTCACTGTCGACCTGCAGACGGGCGGCAAGCGCGAGAAGGATCTGAGGAACGGGATTTCGATTCCGCTCAGGCCCTCCCTGCGGCACGTGATCGAAGGGATCGCGCATCCGGGCTGGTCGTTTCGCCTGCTTCGCGGCGGCCTGCCTCAGTTCGCGAATGTCCGCGGTTACCTCGGTGACACCAGCGCGGGGCTGACGATCGCGGCGCGCGTCGGCTGCAATCTCCACGCGGGTTTCGACTGGGACGATTTCCGCACGATCCGCGACTGGTGGAAGGGCCCGCTGATCGTCAAGGGCGTCCTGCACCCGGACGATGCCGTGAGATTGATCGCGGAAGGCGCGGACGGGATCTGGGTGTCCAATCACGGTGGCCGCCAGCTCGACGGCGCGGTCGCGAGCATCGACGCCATCGGAGCCGTGCATGCGGCCGTTGGCGACCGAGCTCCGATCCTGATCGATTCTGGTATCCGCACGGGCATGGACGTCATCAAGGCGAAAGCGCGCGGCTCGGCCGCCTCGGCCATCGGCCGCGCCGCCCTGATCGGCGCGGTGGCAGGACGGGCCGGGGTCGAGCGTGTGCTGGATATCTTGCTCGAGGAAATCGCCACCGGCCTGAAGCTTTCCGGGGTGCCCGGTTTTCAGCAAGTCGGCCCAGACCTGATTGCGCCGGCGGGCTAA
- the fghA gene encoding S-formylglutathione hydrolase, whose product MKVVSTSKSHGGIQGVYSHASEVCACDMTFAVFVPPEAKDGRLPVLWYLSGLTCTHANVMDKGEYRRLASELGLVIVCPDTSPRGTDVPDEKDNWQFGCGAGFYLDATEQPYAKNYRMYSYITEELPALVAANFPVDISRQGIFGHSMGGHGALTIALKNPERYRSCSAFAPIVQPSTAGWSRPAFEKYLGTDEKSWRAYDATLLIENGKRFPEILVDQGTADGFLQDGLRPWLLGEACKKAGIDLTLRMQEDYDHSYNFISTFMDDHLKWHASRLK is encoded by the coding sequence ATGAAGGTCGTTTCCACCTCCAAATCGCATGGCGGCATCCAGGGCGTCTATTCGCATGCTTCGGAGGTCTGCGCCTGCGACATGACCTTTGCGGTGTTCGTGCCGCCCGAGGCCAAGGACGGGCGGCTTCCGGTCCTCTGGTATCTGTCGGGCCTGACCTGCACCCATGCCAACGTCATGGACAAGGGCGAGTACCGTCGCCTGGCATCCGAACTCGGGCTCGTCATCGTGTGTCCCGACACCAGCCCGCGCGGCACCGACGTTCCAGACGAGAAGGACAATTGGCAGTTCGGCTGCGGCGCCGGTTTCTATCTCGACGCGACCGAGCAGCCTTATGCGAAGAACTACCGGATGTACTCCTACATCACCGAGGAATTGCCTGCGCTGGTCGCCGCCAATTTTCCGGTCGACATCTCGCGCCAAGGCATTTTCGGCCATTCGATGGGCGGGCATGGCGCACTGACGATCGCGCTGAAGAACCCGGAGCGCTATCGGAGCTGCTCGGCCTTCGCGCCGATCGTGCAGCCCTCGACGGCCGGCTGGTCGCGCCCCGCTTTCGAGAAGTATCTCGGAACGGACGAAAAGAGCTGGCGCGCCTATGATGCGACGCTGCTGATCGAGAACGGCAAGCGCTTCCCGGAAATCCTCGTCGATCAGGGCACGGCGGATGGTTTCCTGCAGGATGGCCTTCGCCCATGGCTGCTGGGAGAAGCCTGCAAGAAGGCAGGCATCGACCTCACCCTGCGCATGCAGGAAGACTACGACCATTCCTACAATTTCATCTCGACCTTCATGGACGACCATCTGAAGTGGCATGCCAGCCGCCTCAAGTGA
- a CDS encoding DUF2231 domain-containing protein: MDNPRSTASIAGHPIHPMLVTIPIACFVGTLLTDIAYWRTAEMTWAYFSTWLVTVGVIVGILAAIAGLTDFLGSRRIRAQPTAWLHMAGNLVVLVLSFFNMLIHTRDAWTSVVPAGLILSALVVIILIFTGWLGWALVYRHHVGVADETI, encoded by the coding sequence ATGGACAATCCGCGATCCACGGCAAGCATAGCCGGCCATCCCATCCATCCCATGCTCGTCACCATCCCGATCGCCTGTTTCGTCGGGACCTTGCTCACGGATATCGCCTATTGGCGGACGGCCGAAATGACCTGGGCCTACTTCTCAACCTGGCTTGTAACCGTCGGTGTCATCGTCGGCATCCTGGCTGCCATAGCGGGGCTTACCGACTTTCTTGGCAGCCGCAGGATACGCGCCCAGCCGACGGCATGGCTGCATATGGCCGGCAACCTGGTCGTGCTGGTGCTGTCCTTCTTCAACATGCTCATCCACACGCGCGATGCCTGGACATCCGTCGTGCCGGCCGGGCTGATCTTGTCGGCGCTGGTGGTGATCATCCTGATCTTCACGGGCTGGCTCGGCTGGGCGCTGGTCTATCGCCATCACGTAGGAGTGGCCGATGAGACGATTTGA
- a CDS encoding sorbosone dehydrogenase family protein, translated as MVAALCCATALGVAGCSDDNTDPNAQIGPNPKLPEINQYLFPPMHLASVVGWKNDEKPAVAQGLQIAALAKGLQHPRSLYVLPNRDILVVESKAPDEASVKRPKDIVMGWVESWVTSGGDTGPSNRITLLRDTNGDGKPDYQGVFLDHLNSPFGVALVGNDLYVANTDAIMRYPYLPGDTKITAPGKVLTELPGGPIDHHWTKSLVASPDGSLLYVGVGSNSNITENGIQAEKDRAAIWEVDRVTGRSRIFASGLRNPNGLSFEPESKALWTVVNERDELGPNLVPDYMTSVKDGAFYGWPYSYYGQHVDPRVMPQRPDMVAKAIPPDYALSSHVAPLGLAFYTASNLPQSYRGGAFVGEHGSWDRSQFNGYKVVFVPFSGGHPNGMAQDVVTGFLNDKGEARGRPVGVAVDKSGALLIADDVGNTVWRVTAAAPGST; from the coding sequence ATGGTCGCCGCGCTCTGTTGCGCAACGGCGCTGGGCGTTGCCGGCTGCAGCGACGACAACACCGATCCGAACGCGCAGATCGGCCCGAACCCGAAACTGCCGGAGATAAATCAATACCTGTTCCCGCCAATGCATCTGGCCTCGGTGGTCGGCTGGAAAAATGATGAAAAGCCGGCCGTCGCGCAGGGCCTGCAAATCGCGGCGCTGGCCAAGGGACTTCAGCATCCGCGCTCGCTTTACGTGCTGCCCAATCGGGACATACTGGTGGTGGAGTCCAAGGCACCGGATGAAGCATCGGTCAAGCGGCCCAAGGACATCGTTATGGGCTGGGTCGAGAGCTGGGTCACCTCCGGCGGCGATACCGGGCCGAGCAACCGCATCACGCTGCTGCGCGACACCAATGGCGACGGCAAGCCGGATTACCAGGGCGTGTTCCTCGACCATCTCAACTCGCCCTTCGGCGTGGCGCTGGTCGGCAACGACCTCTATGTCGCCAACACCGACGCGATCATGCGCTATCCATACCTGCCGGGCGATACGAAGATCACGGCGCCGGGCAAGGTGCTGACGGAACTGCCGGGCGGGCCGATCGATCACCACTGGACGAAGAGCCTGGTGGCGAGCCCGGACGGCTCATTGCTCTATGTCGGCGTCGGCTCGAACAGCAACATCACCGAGAACGGCATCCAAGCCGAAAAAGATCGCGCCGCGATCTGGGAGGTCGATCGCGTCACCGGCCGCTCGCGCATCTTCGCCAGCGGGCTGCGTAATCCTAACGGCCTGTCGTTCGAGCCTGAGAGCAAGGCGCTGTGGACGGTGGTCAACGAGCGCGACGAGCTCGGCCCGAACCTCGTGCCGGACTATATGACGTCGGTGAAGGACGGCGCCTTCTATGGCTGGCCCTACAGCTACTACGGCCAGCATGTCGATCCGCGCGTGATGCCGCAGCGGCCGGACATGGTGGCCAAGGCCATCCCGCCGGACTACGCGCTCAGCTCGCATGTCGCGCCGCTCGGGCTTGCGTTCTATACCGCAAGCAACCTGCCGCAATCCTATCGCGGCGGCGCCTTTGTCGGCGAGCACGGCAGCTGGGACCGCTCCCAGTTCAATGGCTACAAGGTGGTCTTCGTGCCGTTCAGCGGCGGGCATCCGAACGGCATGGCGCAGGACGTCGTCACCGGCTTCCTCAACGACAAGGGCGAGGCAAGGGGCCGTCCGGTCGGCGTTGCCGTCGATAAATCCGGCGCGCTGCTGATTGCCGACGATGTCGGCAACACGGTGTGGCGTGTCACCGCGGCGGCGCCAGGATCGACGTGA
- a CDS encoding glycosyltransferase family 4 protein has translation MRIAHVAPLYESVPPKLYGGTERIVFYITEALVELGHDVTLFASGDSETSARLVPARDQAIRLDPRPKKSEIAAHLAMLADVRARAGEFDVIHFHLSHFLHFPFFENIAGRTVTTPHGRLDYVDLAPAYKRFPRFPMISISHSQKRGLPDANWLATIHHGLPLDAYQPTYEPRAEEPYLAFLGRLSRDKRPDRAIEIARRSGLRLKLAAKIGDDDRAYFRANIEALIDGDRIDYVGEITEDEKAEFLGNAAGLLFPIDWPEPFGLVAIEAMACGTPVIAWNQGALPEIVDDGITGFVVDSVDAAVASMPALLDLDRRQVRAVFEKRFSATRMASDYLAAYMRLTGMPEAKAS, from the coding sequence ATGCGCATTGCCCATGTCGCGCCGCTCTATGAATCGGTGCCGCCGAAACTCTATGGCGGGACCGAGCGGATCGTCTTCTACATCACCGAAGCGCTGGTCGAGCTCGGCCACGATGTCACGCTGTTCGCGAGTGGCGACAGCGAGACGTCGGCCAGGCTGGTGCCCGCGCGTGACCAGGCGATACGCCTCGACCCGCGCCCGAAGAAATCGGAGATCGCCGCGCATCTCGCCATGCTCGCCGATGTGCGCGCGCGCGCCGGCGAGTTCGACGTCATCCATTTCCATCTCAGCCACTTCCTGCATTTTCCGTTCTTCGAGAACATTGCGGGGCGAACGGTGACGACGCCGCATGGCCGGCTCGACTATGTCGACCTGGCGCCGGCCTATAAGCGCTTCCCGCGTTTCCCGATGATTTCGATTTCGCACAGCCAGAAGCGCGGTCTGCCCGACGCGAACTGGCTCGCCACGATCCATCACGGATTGCCGCTCGATGCCTACCAACCGACCTATGAGCCGCGGGCGGAAGAACCATATCTCGCCTTCCTCGGGCGCCTGTCGCGCGACAAACGGCCGGACCGCGCCATCGAGATCGCGCGACGGTCCGGGTTGAGGTTGAAGCTGGCGGCCAAGATCGGCGACGACGACCGCGCCTACTTCCGCGCCAATATCGAGGCGCTGATCGATGGCGACCGGATCGACTATGTCGGCGAGATCACCGAGGACGAGAAGGCCGAATTTCTCGGCAACGCGGCGGGCCTGCTGTTTCCCATCGACTGGCCGGAGCCGTTCGGCCTCGTCGCAATCGAGGCAATGGCCTGCGGCACGCCGGTGATCGCCTGGAACCAAGGCGCCTTGCCGGAGATCGTCGACGACGGCATCACCGGCTTCGTCGTGGACAGCGTCGACGCCGCGGTCGCGTCAATGCCGGCGCTTCTCGATCTCGACCGGCGGCAGGTGAGGGCGGTGTTCGAGAAAAGGTTCTCGGCGACAAGAATGGCAAGCGACTATCTTGCTGCCTATATGCGTCTGACCGGCATGCCGGAGGCCAAGGCCTCCTGA
- a CDS encoding amylo-alpha-1,6-glucosidase: MMELDERKLDPAVALSSLDETAPREPHRLFALKQGDCFAVADAYGDIRGSGDGFFRDDTRVLSEFRLTIGGRQMSLLGASLSQDNVLFTSNLTNLPIQSAAGRDIPQGAIHIERVRLIWQDRLFERITLSNYSREHSTITVSLHFAADFRDMFEVRGSTRVKRGTTHVAKTEKESVMLGYDGLDGLPRLSAISFSQAPDKLSDNRADFLIAVTKRSQKVLYVEVGPEVSEAPSRDRFRAAAARARFGMRAKRRHGATVHSSGRVFNDWVERARADVALLTTELPTGPYPYAGIPWFSTAFGRDGVISSLQMLWLNPGLARGVLAFLAEHQATETSPFSDSQPGKIMHETRKGEMAALRELPFGRYYGGVDTTPLYIHLASAYADRTGDMAFIDKLWPSLKAAAEWTEEASRATGFVTYQRAAESGLANQGWKDSFDSVFHADGRIPKGPIALVEVQGYVFAAFRGLAALARRRGEFADAEHWENRAEEMRVAVERDFWQDDMNFYALAIDGEGQPCKVRTSNAGHLLFVGLPQPERARLVADQLLSASFHSGWGLRTLADDAVFFNPMSYHNGSIWPHDTALCGVGLARYGERDSVVRLMSGTFESAVHFNMRLPELFCGFARAPGEAPIAYPVACLPQAWSAGSTFMLMQACLGLEIDGWEGELHVTRPRLPIGIDTLTLRHLTVGDKAVDLTFQRVGDRVAAFLPDRHEGQVPLIVRT; this comes from the coding sequence ATGATGGAGCTCGACGAGCGCAAGCTCGATCCTGCCGTAGCCCTTTCTTCACTCGACGAGACCGCGCCGCGGGAACCGCACCGGCTTTTCGCCCTCAAGCAGGGCGACTGCTTCGCTGTCGCCGACGCCTATGGCGACATCAGGGGCTCGGGCGACGGGTTCTTCCGCGACGACACGCGCGTGCTTTCCGAATTCCGGCTGACCATCGGCGGCAGGCAGATGTCGCTGCTCGGCGCTTCGCTCAGCCAGGACAATGTGCTGTTCACGTCCAACCTGACCAACCTGCCGATCCAAAGCGCCGCCGGCCGTGACATCCCGCAGGGCGCGATCCATATCGAACGGGTCAGGCTGATCTGGCAGGACCGGTTGTTCGAGCGCATCACGCTGTCCAACTACAGCCGCGAGCATTCGACCATCACCGTCTCGCTGCATTTCGCCGCAGACTTCCGCGACATGTTCGAGGTGCGCGGCTCGACGCGGGTGAAGCGCGGCACGACACATGTCGCCAAGACCGAAAAGGAGTCCGTCATGCTCGGCTATGACGGCCTCGACGGGCTCCCACGGCTATCGGCGATCTCCTTTTCGCAGGCCCCCGACAAATTAAGCGACAACCGCGCCGACTTCCTGATCGCGGTGACCAAGCGCAGCCAGAAAGTGCTTTATGTCGAAGTCGGACCGGAAGTATCCGAGGCTCCCAGTCGCGACCGTTTCCGCGCCGCGGCGGCACGGGCCCGCTTCGGCATGCGTGCCAAGCGGCGTCATGGCGCAACGGTGCACAGTTCGGGCCGCGTCTTCAACGACTGGGTCGAGCGTGCCCGCGCCGACGTAGCGCTGCTCACCACTGAGCTGCCGACGGGGCCTTATCCCTATGCCGGCATCCCGTGGTTCTCGACGGCGTTCGGCCGCGACGGGGTGATCTCGAGCCTGCAGATGCTTTGGCTCAATCCGGGCCTGGCGCGCGGTGTTCTGGCATTTCTGGCCGAGCACCAGGCGACCGAAACCTCGCCCTTCTCGGATTCCCAGCCGGGCAAGATCATGCATGAGACGCGCAAGGGCGAGATGGCGGCGCTGCGCGAGCTTCCTTTCGGGCGCTACTATGGCGGTGTCGACACCACGCCGCTTTATATCCATCTGGCTTCCGCCTATGCCGACCGCACCGGCGACATGGCCTTCATCGACAAATTGTGGCCTTCGCTCAAGGCCGCCGCCGAATGGACGGAGGAGGCGAGCCGCGCCACCGGCTTCGTCACCTATCAGCGCGCCGCCGAGTCGGGTCTCGCCAACCAGGGCTGGAAGGACAGTTTCGATTCGGTCTTCCATGCCGACGGCCGCATTCCAAAAGGGCCGATCGCGCTCGTCGAGGTACAGGGCTACGTCTTCGCCGCCTTCCGGGGCCTGGCGGCGCTGGCGCGCCGCCGCGGCGAATTCGCCGATGCCGAGCACTGGGAGAACCGCGCCGAGGAAATGCGAGTCGCCGTGGAACGCGATTTCTGGCAGGACGACATGAATTTCTACGCCCTGGCCATTGATGGCGAGGGCCAGCCCTGCAAGGTCCGAACGTCGAATGCCGGGCACCTGCTGTTCGTCGGGCTGCCGCAACCGGAGCGGGCCAGGCTGGTCGCCGACCAATTGCTGTCGGCGTCCTTCCATTCCGGCTGGGGGCTGAGGACGCTTGCCGACGACGCGGTATTCTTCAACCCGATGTCCTACCACAACGGCTCGATCTGGCCGCATGACACAGCACTTTGCGGCGTAGGTCTCGCCCGTTACGGCGAACGCGACAGCGTGGTGCGGCTGATGAGCGGCACGTTCGAGTCCGCCGTGCATTTCAACATGCGGCTGCCGGAACTGTTCTGCGGCTTCGCCAGGGCTCCGGGTGAGGCGCCCATCGCCTATCCCGTGGCCTGCCTGCCACAGGCTTGGTCGGCCGGTTCCACCTTCATGTTGATGCAGGCGTGCCTTGGGCTCGAAATCGATGGCTGGGAGGGCGAATTGCATGTCACGCGGCCTAGGCTCCCGATCGGCATCGACACGCTCACGCTCCGGCATCTGACGGTCGGCGACAAAGCGGTCGACCTCACCTTCCAAAGGGTCGGCGACCGCGTTGCGGCCTTCTTGCCTGACCGGCATGAAGGTCAGGTACCGCTCATAGTGCGCACGTAA
- a CDS encoding trehalose-6-phosphate synthase produces MTQYGADLLLVLILASLGLSALAIIISISRHRRNNPIASAVPGSGDDSATEAARKVLREFEKNGQSVDAALVSWSPDTLRKILADELPEAQVIVVSNREPYIHNETRDGGVELVVPASGLVSALEPITRACAGTWIAYGGGSADRRMVDKGDRVQVPPGNPSYTLRRVWLSDDEYQGYYLGFANEGLWPLCHIAFTRPIFRESDWEAYEAVNRKFAETVVAEARNERPIVLVQDYHFALLPRMIRERLPEAIVITFWHIPWPNSEVFSICPWRERILDGLLGSSIVGFHTQFHANNFTESVDRFMESRIERADAAISYGGQVTLVHSYPISIEWPVELLKALPSVEESRARVRKRFRIPAGAKLCVGVERLDYTKGILDRFHALEELFIRHPEMVGNVAFLQIAAPSRGTLPAYKHLHEECLRYAEEINQRFGSESYRPVVMVAEHHSQAAVYELYRAADICLVTSLHDGMNLVAKEFVASRDDEQGVLLLSTFAGASRELLEALIVNPYDAAMMSEAMLQALTMGPDEQHERMRRMRDIVRDNNVYRWAGSMLLDAARLRKRGDLDRVTAFYERPAGPTGDNVVSMFERKQAVGFR; encoded by the coding sequence ATGACACAATACGGCGCCGACCTGCTACTGGTCCTCATTCTCGCAAGCCTCGGATTGTCCGCATTAGCGATCATCATTTCGATCTCCCGACACCGTCGCAATAACCCGATTGCATCGGCCGTGCCGGGTTCCGGTGACGACTCCGCCACCGAAGCCGCGCGCAAGGTGCTGCGCGAATTCGAGAAGAACGGGCAGTCGGTCGATGCGGCTCTGGTCTCGTGGTCGCCCGATACCCTGCGCAAGATCCTTGCCGACGAATTGCCGGAAGCGCAGGTGATCGTCGTCTCCAATCGCGAACCGTATATCCACAACGAGACCAGAGACGGCGGCGTCGAGCTCGTTGTCCCAGCAAGCGGTCTGGTCTCGGCGCTGGAGCCGATCACGCGCGCCTGCGCCGGCACCTGGATCGCCTATGGCGGCGGCAGCGCAGATCGCCGGATGGTCGACAAGGGCGACCGGGTTCAGGTCCCGCCCGGTAATCCGTCCTATACGCTGCGGCGGGTATGGCTGAGCGACGACGAATATCAGGGCTACTATCTCGGCTTCGCCAATGAAGGCCTGTGGCCGCTCTGCCATATCGCCTTCACGCGGCCGATTTTTCGCGAGTCGGACTGGGAAGCCTATGAAGCCGTCAACCGCAAATTCGCCGAAACGGTGGTTGCCGAGGCGCGCAACGAGCGGCCGATCGTGCTGGTCCAGGACTATCACTTCGCGCTTTTGCCCCGCATGATCCGCGAGCGGTTGCCGGAGGCGATCGTCATCACCTTCTGGCACATTCCCTGGCCGAACTCGGAGGTGTTCAGCATCTGCCCCTGGCGCGAACGCATCCTGGACGGCCTGCTCGGCAGTTCGATCGTGGGCTTCCACACCCAGTTCCACGCCAACAATTTCACCGAGAGCGTCGACCGCTTCATGGAAAGCCGCATCGAGCGAGCCGATGCCGCCATTTCCTATGGCGGCCAGGTGACGCTGGTGCATTCCTATCCGATTTCGATCGAATGGCCGGTCGAGCTCCTGAAAGCCCTGCCCAGCGTCGAGGAAAGCCGGGCGCGCGTCCGCAAGCGGTTCAGAATTCCAGCCGGCGCCAAGCTGTGCGTCGGCGTCGAGCGGCTCGACTACACCAAGGGTATTCTCGATCGCTTCCATGCACTGGAGGAGCTGTTTATTCGCCATCCCGAAATGGTAGGCAATGTTGCATTCCTGCAGATCGCGGCGCCGAGCCGCGGCACGCTGCCGGCCTACAAGCATCTGCATGAGGAATGCCTGCGCTACGCGGAGGAGATCAATCAGCGCTTCGGCAGCGAATCCTACCGGCCGGTCGTCATGGTGGCCGAGCACCATTCGCAAGCGGCGGTCTATGAACTCTATCGCGCCGCCGACATCTGCCTTGTCACCAGCCTGCATGACGGCATGAACCTGGTCGCCAAGGAGTTCGTCGCGTCGCGCGACGACGAGCAGGGCGTGCTTTTGCTCAGCACCTTCGCCGGCGCCTCGCGCGAGCTGCTGGAGGCGCTGATCGTCAATCCTTACGACGCGGCGATGATGAGCGAGGCGATGCTGCAGGCGCTGACCATGGGGCCGGACGAGCAGCATGAGCGCATGCGGCGCATGCGCGACATCGTGCGCGACAACAATGTCTATCGCTGGGCCGGCAGCATGCTGCTCGACGCGGCGCGGCTGAGGAAGCGCGGCGACCTGGATCGGGTCACGGCCTTTTACGAGCGGCCGGCAGGCCCCACCGGCGACAATGTCGTTTCCATGTTCGAACGCAAACAGGCAGTGGGATTTAGATGA